A genome region from Streptomyces sp. NBC_01296 includes the following:
- a CDS encoding transglycosylase domain-containing protein, with translation MPLGYAGKRSKGAFLVGRQDTSARGRSWGRRAAPEGSGAAPSGRRRKTGTRRRPQAAAGLPGALAPAAAAARTQLRRLRPAFPRPGRSGWRRWIPSWRQWLGACLYAFIVLAGFITYAYATTDIPEDLNSFATQQDNVYYWADGSTMARTGWVSRQEMPLDKVPPKVQGAVLAAENASFYSDPGVSPSGVLRALGAAATGGETQGGSTITQQYVKNAYLSQDRTMSRKFTELLLAVKLDNQRNKEQILQDYLNTSWFGRGTYGIQRASQAYYGKDVSQLNAGEGAFLASLLKGAGLYDPALGKENHERAVERWAWILDRMVETGRLTRAERATYTTFPEPLGAALPGTPGAQTGYLVELAKAYAIKAGHITDSDFDLGGYQIYTTFDRTRMTALTSAVQKAQKDFDAERRPDTDKHAKIGAASVAPDGRLLAVYGGPDYLKQGFNESNATTIPVGTAFTPIVYAAALDEGVLRSRGKTRTPVSPSTTYNGDDQVTVQTPEGPYWDRSGKVVKGRNDEGRNWGQVTLRQAVANSVNTPMLQLGLDVGLDGVQSFAQRAGLLGSSLGPRIPTFALGENSMPSAIRMAGAYETFAADGMHTDPYSVRSASRNGSAVPLDMPQPSRAVTAKTAQAVTDALRDAVTEGSAKTAGEAHAGAAGKTGTTAANTAGWFVASTEQESTAVVVYRMSLTDLVPLPLTGLGGDAPGTPGSERAVRLWTDYIKAVK, from the coding sequence ATGCCTCTAGGGTATGCAGGAAAGCGCAGCAAGGGGGCATTCCTAGTGGGCAGGCAGGATACGTCCGCAAGAGGGCGATCGTGGGGCAGGCGGGCGGCACCGGAGGGCAGCGGAGCAGCCCCGTCGGGCCGCCGGAGGAAGACCGGGACGCGCCGTCGGCCCCAGGCGGCGGCCGGATTGCCGGGCGCCCTCGCGCCGGCCGCCGCTGCGGCGCGCACACAACTGCGGCGCCTGCGACCCGCCTTCCCGAGACCGGGCCGCAGTGGCTGGCGCCGGTGGATACCCTCCTGGCGCCAGTGGCTGGGTGCCTGCCTGTACGCGTTCATAGTCCTGGCGGGCTTCATCACGTACGCCTACGCGACCACGGACATACCCGAAGACCTCAACTCGTTCGCCACCCAGCAGGACAACGTCTACTACTGGGCCGACGGCTCCACGATGGCCCGGACGGGCTGGGTCAGCCGGCAGGAGATGCCGCTGGACAAGGTGCCTCCCAAGGTCCAGGGAGCCGTTCTCGCTGCCGAGAACGCGAGCTTCTACTCGGATCCCGGCGTGTCACCGTCCGGCGTCCTGCGCGCCCTGGGCGCCGCGGCGACGGGGGGCGAGACCCAGGGCGGGTCCACCATCACGCAGCAGTACGTGAAGAACGCCTACCTGAGCCAGGACCGCACGATGTCCCGGAAGTTCACCGAGCTCCTGCTCGCCGTGAAACTGGACAACCAGCGGAACAAGGAGCAGATCCTCCAGGACTACCTCAACACCAGCTGGTTCGGGCGCGGGACCTACGGCATCCAGCGCGCGTCCCAGGCGTACTACGGCAAGGACGTATCGCAGCTCAATGCCGGCGAGGGCGCCTTCCTGGCCTCCCTCCTCAAGGGCGCCGGGCTGTACGACCCGGCCCTCGGCAAGGAGAACCACGAGCGGGCCGTCGAACGCTGGGCCTGGATCCTGGACCGCATGGTCGAGACCGGCCGGCTCACGCGCGCCGAGCGCGCCACCTACACCACATTCCCCGAGCCCTTGGGGGCCGCCCTCCCCGGCACTCCAGGCGCGCAGACCGGATATCTGGTCGAGCTGGCCAAGGCCTACGCGATCAAGGCGGGCCACATCACGGACTCCGACTTCGACCTCGGCGGCTACCAGATCTACACGACCTTCGACCGGACCCGCATGACGGCCCTGACCTCTGCCGTCCAAAAGGCGCAGAAGGACTTCGACGCCGAGCGGCGTCCCGACACGGACAAACACGCGAAGATCGGCGCGGCGAGCGTCGCCCCCGACGGGCGGCTGCTCGCCGTGTACGGCGGCCCCGACTATCTGAAGCAGGGCTTCAACGAGTCGAACGCGACGACGATCCCGGTCGGCACGGCGTTCACACCGATCGTCTACGCCGCCGCGCTCGACGAAGGGGTGCTGCGCTCACGCGGCAAGACCCGTACGCCCGTCTCCCCCTCCACCACGTACAACGGCGACGACCAGGTCACCGTGCAGACGCCCGAGGGGCCGTACTGGGACCGCAGCGGCAAGGTGGTGAAGGGACGCAACGACGAGGGTCGCAACTGGGGCCAGGTGACGTTGCGCCAGGCCGTCGCCAACTCCGTCAACACTCCCATGCTGCAACTCGGCCTCGATGTGGGCCTCGACGGGGTGCAGTCGTTCGCCCAGCGCGCAGGCCTGCTCGGATCGAGTCTCGGGCCACGGATTCCCACGTTCGCGCTCGGAGAGAATTCGATGCCCAGTGCGATCCGCATGGCCGGCGCCTACGAGACCTTCGCCGCCGACGGCATGCACACCGACCCCTACTCGGTGCGCTCGGCCAGCCGCAACGGCTCTGCAGTCCCGCTCGACATGCCGCAGCCGAGCCGGGCCGTGACGGCCAAGACCGCCCAGGCCGTGACGGACGCCTTGCGGGATGCGGTCACCGAGGGTTCGGCGAAGACGGCGGGCGAGGCGCACGCCGGGGCGGCGGGCAAGACCGGAACGACGGCCGCGAATACGGCGGGCTGGTTCGTTGCGAGCACCGAGCAGGAGTCCACGGCCGTGGTGGTCTACCGGATGTCGCTGACCGACCTGGTGCCGCTGCCGCTGACGGGACTGGGCGGCGACGCCCCGGGCACGCCCGGCAGCGAGCGGGCGGTGCGTCTGTGGACCGACTACATCAAGGCGGTGAAGTAG
- a CDS encoding amidase domain-containing protein, with the protein MIPKRFRLAVGAALTVTLSSATLFAYSASAGSGPEAADRATVDAFARIADDVLSQRTQALVEEQPGHRNSGPSSAKTRMTAQLKKDEDAAISSLQSRKTRLAALGEAYTGATTHVAVDRATVTGGKATVEVSEDTTLAYKKLRGDEPATTDFRTRYELTLTSKRGGAWELTSIKSLDNGPVAINEPVAAKTKVAKDDGNQYPDGTPASTKYPAPAKPKAKTGGAYDYTAMAKYAEKYWSNYNPAYRKFGGAGGDCTNFISQALKAGGWKTVPGPTTDYRNWSYDGTRQTDSWVGANEWAWFTLSNQRAANLANVYQTDVGDIVQVDFNRDGSKDHSMMVTYRSNAGMPYLTYHSTNTYRKSLASIIASYPDAIYYAYRT; encoded by the coding sequence GTGATACCAAAGAGGTTCAGGCTTGCCGTCGGCGCAGCCTTGACCGTGACCCTGTCGTCCGCGACGCTGTTCGCCTACTCCGCAAGTGCGGGTTCCGGGCCCGAGGCAGCCGACCGCGCGACCGTCGACGCCTTCGCCCGCATAGCCGACGACGTGCTCTCCCAGCGCACCCAGGCTCTGGTCGAGGAGCAGCCGGGACACCGCAACTCCGGCCCGTCCTCCGCGAAGACGCGCATGACGGCCCAGCTGAAGAAGGACGAGGACGCCGCGATCTCGTCGCTGCAGTCCCGTAAGACGCGCCTGGCGGCGCTCGGCGAGGCCTACACAGGTGCCACCACCCACGTCGCCGTGGACCGGGCCACGGTCACCGGCGGGAAGGCGACCGTCGAGGTCTCCGAGGACACCACGCTCGCCTACAAGAAACTGCGCGGGGACGAGCCGGCCACGACCGACTTCCGGACGCGCTACGAACTGACCCTCACCAGCAAGCGGGGCGGTGCCTGGGAGCTGACCTCGATCAAGTCCCTGGACAACGGCCCCGTCGCGATCAACGAGCCCGTGGCGGCCAAGACGAAGGTCGCCAAGGACGACGGCAACCAGTATCCGGACGGCACTCCCGCGTCCACCAAGTACCCCGCCCCGGCGAAGCCCAAGGCGAAGACCGGCGGTGCGTACGACTACACGGCCATGGCGAAGTACGCGGAGAAGTACTGGAGCAACTACAACCCGGCGTACCGCAAGTTCGGCGGAGCGGGGGGCGACTGCACCAACTTCATCAGCCAGGCGCTCAAGGCGGGTGGCTGGAAGACCGTTCCGGGCCCCACGACGGACTACCGCAACTGGTCGTACGACGGCACCCGCCAGACCGACTCCTGGGTCGGCGCGAACGAGTGGGCGTGGTTCACGCTGTCCAACCAGCGGGCCGCCAACCTGGCCAACGTCTACCAGACGGACGTCGGTGACATCGTGCAGGTGGACTTCAACAGGGACGGGTCCAAGGACCATTCCATGATGGTGACGTACCGCAGCAACGCCGGAATGCCGTACCTCACGTACCACTCCACCAACACCTACCGCAAGTCGCTCGCG